CAGCGCTTCGTCCATCACCGTGAGAAAATTGGGACCCGGTCCGAACGTCCCGGCCGCCGGCGATCCCGAGAACGGCACCCCCGTCTGCGCCGGCGTGTAGGGCGGCACCCCGCTCGCACCGCCAACGACGGTCTCCGCTCCGTTGTTCACGGTGATCGGGAGCGAATTCCAGGTCAGGTTGTAGACGTAGATGGAGGCCATGCCCCAACATGGCTCGCTCGGCCGAGTTCGGCAACCGGCGCGCGCATTGGAGATTCCTAATGTCGCAGACCAGAAAAAGATCGCACGCGGACTAACGCTGGCACCGCACGGGCTAACGCGGACGAAAGCCACGGCCCCGGCACCGAGGCGAGAATCGGTTAGTGGACCCGCGGCTTTTCTTATTCTTTCGCTGTTGTGGTGTTCTGGTGTCGTCCGCGTTAGCCCGCGATGTGTCAGCGTTAGTCCGCGTGCGATCTTTTTCTGGTCTTCCGCGCTACCCGACGCCTCCCAGCACCTTCTCTTCCCGCTTCTTCGCGGTCGCCACCAGATAATCGCGATTCATCCGCGCGATGGTGTCGATCGAAATCTCCTTCGGACACGCCTCCTGGCATTCGCCATACAGCGTGCAATGGCCGAACTCCTCGGCATCCATCTGCGCGACCATGCGCAAGGCGCGGCGCGAACGCTCGGGCTGACCCTGCGGCATCAAGCCGAGATGCGAGATCTTCGCCGCGGTGAAGAGCGAGGCCGAGCCGTTCGGACACGCCGCGATGCATGCACCGCACCCGATGCACGCCGCCGCATCCATCGAGGCGTCGGCGTCCTGCTTCGGAACCAGGATCGCATTCGCGTCCCGCGCGCCGCCGGTGTTCACCGAGACGTAGCCGCCCGCGGCGATGATGCGATCGAGCGCGCCGCGATTCACCACCAGGTCCTTGATCACCGGAAACGCGCGTGACCGCCACGGCTCGATGTAGATCTCGTCACCGTCCTTGAAGCTGCGCATGTGCAGCTGGCACGTCGCGGTGCCTTTCATCGGTCCGTGCGCGACCCCGTTGATCATGATGCCGCACGACCCGCAAATACCTTCGCGGCAGTCATGATCGAACGCGATCGGTGCCTTGCCCGACTCGACCAGCGCTTCGTTCACCGTGTCGAGCATTTCGAGGAACGACATGTCCGGGCTGACGTCCGGCGCGTCGTAGCGCTCGAGCGCACCCGGTGCATCGGCGCTTGGTTGGCGCCACACGTGGAGTATCAACTTCATGCTGTCATCCCGAGCGAATGCGAGGGATCTGGTATCACGATAGAGAGGCCGGCTAGGCGCACGAGACGCAAGATGCCTCGTCGCTCCGCTCCTCGGAATGACGGGCGCTCGGTCACTTGTAACTCCGCTGCGAGAGCGCCACGTTCTCGAACGTCAGCGGCTCCTTGTTGAGCACGGGCGGTTGATTGTCACCGGCGTATTCCCACGCCGCGACATACGCAAACCGATCGTCGTGACGCAGTGCTTCGCCGTCCGGCGTCTGATGCTCGACGCGGAAATGCCCGCCGCACGACTCCTCGCGATGCAGCGCGTCGATACACATCAACTCGGCGAGCTCCAAGAAGTCCGCGACGCGACCCGCGTGCTCGAGCGACTGATTCAGCTCTTCGCCCGTGCCCATCACGCGCACGTCGCGCCAGAATTCTTCACGCAATTTCGGTATGAGCTCCAGCGCCTTGTTGAGTCCTTCGGCGCTTCGCGCCATCCCGCAGTATTCCCACATGATGTGGCCGAGCTCGCGATGAATCGACGCCACGGTGCGGCTGCCATTGATCGACAGCAGGCGTTGCGTGCGCTGGCGAACGCCATCGAGCGTCGTTGTCACTTCTGTTGAACTTTCCGAAATCGGCTCGAGCTTGTTCGCGCCGAAATAGTCGCCGAGCGTGAGCGGCAGGACGAAGTAGCCGTCGGCCAATCCCTGCATGAGCGCGCTCGCGCCCAAACGATTCGCGCCGTGATCCGAGAAATTCGCTTCGCCGCCGACGTGCAAGCCCGGGATCGTGCTCATGAGGTTGTAATCCACCCAGAGGCCGCCCATGGTGTAATGCGGCGCCGGGTAGATGCGCATGGGTACCTCGTACGGATTCTCATCCGTGATGCGCTCGTACATCTCGAACAGATTGCCGTATCGCTCGGCGATCTTCTCTTTGCCGACGCGTTTGATGGCGTCGGCGAAATCGAGATACACGCCGCGGCCGCCGGGACCGACCCCGCGCCCCTCGTCGCACACTTCCTTCGCGGCGCGCGACGCAATGTCGCGCGGCGAGAGATTGCCGAAGCTCGGATACTTGCGCTCGAGATAGTAGTCGCGGTCCTGCTCCGGAACGTCCTTCGGTGACTTGCCGCAATCTTCCTTGCGCTTCGGCACCCACACGCGGCCGTCGTTGCGCAGCGACTCCGACATCAGCGTGAGCTTCGACTGATGTTCGCCGCTCTGCGGAATGCACGTCGGGTGGATCTGCGTGAAGCACGGATTCGCGAACGCCGCGCCGCGCTTGTATGCGCGCCAGATCGCCGTGGCGTTCGAGCCTTTCGCGTTCGTCGAGAGGTAGAAGACGTTCGAGTAGCCGCCCGTCGCCAGCAGCACGGCGTCGCCCGCATGCGCGTCGATGGCGCCGGTGACCATGTCGCGCGTGACGATCCCGCGCGCACGACCGTTCACCACGATGAGATCGAGCATCTCGGTGCGCGGAAACATCGTGACGCCGCCCTTGGCGATCTCCTTCTCGAGCGCCTGGTACGCACCGAGCAACAACTGCTGTCCCGTTTGCCCGCGCGCGTAAAAGGTGCGCGACACCTGCGCGCCGCCGAACGAGCGATTGGTCAGCAGACCGCCGTACTCGCGCGCGAACGGCACGCCCTGCGCCACGCACTGGTCGATGATGTTCACGCTCACCTGCGCCAGGCGATACACGTTCGCCTCGCGCGAGCGGAAATCACCACCCTTCACCGTGTCGTAAAACAACCGCTGAACGCTGTCGCCGTCGTTCTGATAATTCTTCGCCGCGTTGATGCCGCCCTGCGCGGCGATCGAGTGCGCGCGCCGCGGCGAATCCTGGAAGCAGAAGCACTTGACGTTGTAGCCCAACTCCGACAGCGACGCGGCGGCCGCGCCGCCCGCCAACCCCGAGCCGACGACGATGACTGTGTATTTCCGCTTGTTCGCGGGATTTACCAGCTTCATCTCGAAGCGGTGCTTGTCCCATTTGCGCTCGAGCGGCCCGCTCGGAGTCTTCGACCGAAGGTCCAGTGTCATGGCTAACGAATGAGGCCGACGATGACGCCGACCGGAACGAGCGTGAATCCCGCCCACAGCGCGATCGCGACGATGGCCGCGACGCGGCGATGCAGCGGATTGGGCGACTGCTTGGCGTGGCCGAGCGTGCGCACCGACGACCAGGCGCCGTGATAGAGATGCAGTCCCAGAAACACCATCGCGACGATGTAGACGAGCGCCACCCACCAGATGCGAAAGCTCGCGACGACGTTGCCGTAGATGTCGTGCTGGCCGTGAATGTCCGTCATTCCGCGCCAACCCGCCGGATCGATCGTTTCCGTCGTGAAGTGCAGGATGTGGAAGATGATGAAGAGCAGCAGGAACACCCCGCCCCACTTCATGGTGCGCGACGCGAGCGTCGACACCTGCGGCACGCGGCGCTGATACCCGATCGGCCGCGCGGCTTGCGAGCGCATGGTGAGCTGATACGCCATCAGCACATGGAGCACGACCGACACGATCAGCACGATACGGACGAGCCACAGCAGCTCGCTCGCCGGGCCGTGCAGCATCGCGCTGTATTCGTTGAGTTTGGATTGACCTTCGAACGCCTGAAGGTTCCCGGCCACATGGAGGATCAGGAAGCCGATACCGATCAGCCCCGTCACCCCCATGATGATTTTCTTACCGATGGTCGAGCGGTAGAACGTCGCGAGCTGGCTCATCTCACAGCTTCACGGCCTTCATCGGATCGCGGACTGCTTCGGCGCTCTTCTCGAGCGCGGCGCGTTCGTCCTTCGTGAGCTCGACCTCGATCACCTTCTCGAGTCCCTTGCGTCCAAGCTTGCACGGCACGCCAAGGAACAGGCCCTTCATGCCGTACTCGCCGTCCAGCCAGGCGGCGCATGGCAGAATGCGCCGCTGATCGTTGACGATCGCTTCCGCCATCTGCACCGCGCCCGCCGACGGCGCATAGTATGCCGATCCGGTCTTGAGATGCTTCACGATCTCGGCGCCGCCGTTTCGCGTGCGGTCGACGATCGCGTCGAGCTTGCTCTTTTCCATGAGCTGCGTGATGGGAATCCCGCTCACGCTCGTGTAGCTGATCAACGGCACCATCGTGTCGCCGTGGCCGCCGAGCACCATGGCCTGAATGTCACGCACCGAACAATCGAGCTCCGTGGCGAGGAACGCGCGATAGCGCGCGGTGTCGAGCACTCCGGCCATGCCGAGCACGCGCTCGCGCGGGAAGCCGGTGACTTCTTTCGCGACGTAGCACATGACGTCGAGCGGATTGGAGACGACGATGACGATCGCCTTGGGCGACGTCTTCTTGATCTCTTCCGACACCGACTTGACGATGCCGGCGTTGGTGTTGAGCAGATCGTCGCGCGACATGCCCGGCTTGCGCGCGATGCCCGCCGTGATGATCACGATGTCCGAATCCGCCGTCTCGGCGTAGCCGTTCGTGCCGATGATGCGCGAATCGTAGCCTTCGATGGGCGCCGACTGCCACTGGTCGAGGCCTTTGCCCTGCGGCACGCCTTCGACGACGTCCACCATCACGACGGTGCGAGCGAGCTCTTTCTCCGCGACGCGCTGAGCGGTCGTCGCGCCGACATTGCCCGCGCCGACGACCGTAATTTTGTTGACCATGTTGGGTTCGCTTTAGAGGTGAGGTACGAAGCGAAAGCTAACAACTTCGAGCCGACGCGCGAAGCTTCGCTCCGGATGACAAACAGTCATCCGCCACGCGTGTGCATCTCCAGATGCGGATCGCGCTTCAACCGCTCGATGCCGACGAGCACATCGCGCTCCGGCACACTCGCCCGCACTTCGGCACCGCGATCGCGCCGAGCCGACCAGACTGATTCGATGATGTGGGCGATCTCCTCGTCGGTCGCGCCGTCTCGCAGCGGCCCGCGGAGATCCGTGCCGCGCGGCGAGTAGAGACACAAATACCACAGTCCGTCGGCGGTGAGGCGGCTGCGATCGCACGTGCGGCAGAAGGGCGCGGTCGTCGACGCGATGATGCCGAACGTCGTGCCGTCCGACAACCGGAATCGCTCGGCCGGCGCGGCGTCGACCGGCGCGAGCGCCTCGATCCACCCGAACCGCTCCTCGAGCCGCGCGAGCATCTCGGCGCGCGATACAACCTGGTCCATCGACCAGTGTGTCGCGCCGCCGACGTCCATGTACTCGATGAAGCGCACTTCGGCGTTCACGGCGCGGCCGAATTCGATCAGATCCGCGAGCTCGTCGTCGTTGCGGCCGCGGATGACCACCGAGTCGAGCTTGGTCGCCGTGAAGCCTGCGTCGCTCAGCGACGCAATGCCGCGCAGCACGCGGTCGTGCAGCGAACGACGCGTGAGCTCGGCGAAGCGGTCGGGTCGCAGCGTGTCGAGGCTCACCGTCACGCGCCGAAGACCCGCGGCGCGCAACGCTTCCGCATGCTCGGCCAGCAGCACGCCGTTCGTCGTCATCGCGAGATCGCGCACACGCTCGTCTTCATCGAGCAGCCGAATGAGGGTCGGCAGGTTGCTGCGCAGCAGCGGCTCGCCGCCGGTGAGGCGAATCTTGTCGACGCCAAGCGAAGTGAAGATCCGCGCGACGCGGGCGATCTCCTCGAAGCTGAGCAGGTCGGCGCGCGGCAGCCACTCGTAGCTCTCCTGCGGCATGCAGTAGCGGCAGCGCAGGTTGCAGCGATCGGTAACCGAAATCCGAAGGCTGCCGAGCGGCCGGCCTAGTGCGTCGGGTCGACCCATTCACGCCTCCCGTCGACGTAGTGCTCGCGCTTCCAGATCGGCACGCGCTTCTTGAGCTCCTCGATCACGTAGCGGCTCGCGTCGTATGCCTTGCCGCGGTGGGGGTGTGCAACCGCGATGACCACGCTCGCGTCGCCAAGCGCGAGCGTGCCGATCCGGTGCTCGACGACGATGTCGTCGCTGCCAAAGCATTCGACCGCCTCGCGCGCGATCGCATCGAGCTCACGCTCGGCCATTCCGCGATAGGCGCTGTATTCCATGCCGGTCACCGTGTGTCCGTCGTTCACGTTGCGCACGGTGCCGACGAACACGATGGCCGCGCCGTTCGCATCGTTGGCGACTTCACGAAGCAGTGCGGCCGGATCGAGCGCGCGCTCGACGATCGCGGTGCGCATCAACCACCCGCAACTGGTGGAATGATCGCGACTTCGTCGCCCGGCGATAGCCGGAAGTCGCGTTTGGCGTAGCTCTGATTTACCGCGACGAGCGGCTCGTCCGGCAAACGCTCGGCACCAGGCAACGTGCGGACGCGTCCCATCAACTCGCCGACCGTCGAGCCGTCGTCGAGCTCGACCGAAAGCGAGCTCGTGCCGAGCTTGTCGGCGTAGGAAGCGAAGAGGAGGACGGAGATTTTCATGAAGCGGGCGTATGGGCGTATGGGCGTATGGGCGTATGGGCGAACGTCAAAGAGCCTAGCGCGACTCGCACGAATATTATCCTGTCGGCACGCCCATGCGCCTACGCGTCCATACGCCCATACGCCCAGTCAACCCATAAACGACAACGGCCCGATGCCATTCGCATCGAGCCGCGCATGAAATCGGAACGCGAAAGTGCTTATGCCTCCGAGAGTTCCTCTTCGTCCTCGAGCTGACTGATGTCGACGCCGGCGACCATGGCGCGCAGTTCCTTCGAGGGCTTGAACACGGGAACGGGCCGGGCCGAGACTTCCACCGGTGAGCCGGTCCGAGGGTTCCGCGCCATGCGTGTCTTGCGATGGCGAATCTTGAAGGTGCCGAACCCGCGCACTTCGATGTTCTTTTGCGTCTGAAGCGCTTCCTTGATCGACTCGAGAAACGCGTCGACCACGCGGGCGCAATCTTTCTTGGAGATCATCGGCCCAGCGGTGCGGGAAATCTGAGCCGTGACGCGTTCGACCAGGTCAGCTTTGGTCATTCGAATGCCTCATGTTCAGGCGCCCTGGGAGGGGGGCACGCTTACCGAACTTAGCGACGTTAACTCTTATGTGTCAAGAGTTTGGCTCACTTGATGGCGTCGACGAGCCGGCGTGGGAACGAACGGTTTTGATGAACTCGTCGAACAGCGGGCGGGCGTCGTGCGGCCCGGGCGCCGCCTCGGGGTGGTATTGCACCGCAAAGATCGGCCGTTCGCGATGCTTGAGCCCTTCGACCGTGCCGTCGTTGAGATTCACGTGCGTGACCTCGAGCTCGGGCGCCCCTGGAATCGCGGTCTCGGTGCCTTCGACCGCGAATCCGTGATTCTGCGAGGTGATCAGGACGCGTCCCGTCGCGATCTCCTTCACCGGGTGATTTCCACCGCGGTGGCCGTACGGCATCTTCACCGTGCGCGCACCGTACGTGAGCCCCAAAATCTGATGTCCCAGGCAGATACCAAAAATCGGCACGCCGCGGTCCGCGATTTCGCGCACGATTTCCGGCGCATACGTCACCGCGTCGGGATCGCCGGGGCCGTTCGAGAGGAACACGCCGTTCGGTTCGAGACTCAGCGCTTCGTCAGCCGTCGTTTCGGCGGGAATGACGGTGATGCGACACTCGTGTTCGGCGAAGAGCCGTAAGATGTTGCGCTTGATGCCGTAATCGTACGCGACGATGTGATACGGCGCATCCGGATTGCCCCACGTGTAGCGCTCCGGCGTCGAAACGACGGATGCGAGGTCGAGGCCTTCCATCGGCGGACAGGCATCGAGCACGGCGAGCGCTTCGCGCGTCGGCTCGGTGCCGAGGGCGATGACACCGCGCATCACGCCGGCGCTGCGGAGATGTCGCGTGAGGCGCCGCGTATCAACTTCTTCGAGCGCGGGAACTTGTGCCTCATCGAGCCACGTGAGCAAATCGCCTTCGGCGCGCCAGTTCGAGTACGTGCGCGACAATTCGCGCGCGACCACGCCGGCCACCTGCGGCCGCGCCGATTCGGGATCGGCGGTGTTGACGCCGTAGTTGCCGATCATCGGCGCCGTCATCACCACGATCTGTCCGCGAAATGACGGATCCGTAAAGACTTCCTGATAGCCGCTCATGTTCGTCGTGAACACGACCTCCGCCACTGTGGTGGCTTCGGTTGTAGCTATTTGACCACGAAAAAGGGTTCCGTCTTCGAGGAGAAGGAACCCTGGCCGTCCACGACGCTGAGCCACGTGAGTTACGGCTTCTTCGTCGCAGGGTTCGCCGGCTGCGTGGTCGTTGCCGGAGGTGTCGCTGCACCTGGCGCTGCACCTGGCGCCGCACCAGTAGCGGGGGTGTTCGCGCTAGGCGCCGGTGAAAGCGGAACCGCGGGATTCGCACCGCCCGCCGGTGCTGCCGGCACGGGCGCGGTTGCCGGAGCGAACGTCTGATCGAGCACCGACTTGGGTGCACGGCCGCGCGTCGAAGCGAGCGCGAGCAAGAACGACAATCCGAGGAACAAACCGCCGCAC
The DNA window shown above is from Gemmatimonadaceae bacterium and carries:
- a CDS encoding succinate dehydrogenase/fumarate reductase iron-sulfur subunit, whose amino-acid sequence is MKLILHVWRQPSADAPGALERYDAPDVSPDMSFLEMLDTVNEALVESGKAPIAFDHDCREGICGSCGIMINGVAHGPMKGTATCQLHMRSFKDGDEIYIEPWRSRAFPVIKDLVVNRGALDRIIAAGGYVSVNTGGARDANAILVPKQDADASMDAAACIGCGACIAACPNGSASLFTAAKISHLGLMPQGQPERSRRALRMVAQMDAEEFGHCTLYGECQEACPKEISIDTIARMNRDYLVATAKKREEKVLGGVG
- a CDS encoding fumarate reductase/succinate dehydrogenase flavoprotein subunit translates to MTLDLRSKTPSGPLERKWDKHRFEMKLVNPANKRKYTVIVVGSGLAGGAAAASLSELGYNVKCFCFQDSPRRAHSIAAQGGINAAKNYQNDGDSVQRLFYDTVKGGDFRSREANVYRLAQVSVNIIDQCVAQGVPFAREYGGLLTNRSFGGAQVSRTFYARGQTGQQLLLGAYQALEKEIAKGGVTMFPRTEMLDLIVVNGRARGIVTRDMVTGAIDAHAGDAVLLATGGYSNVFYLSTNAKGSNATAIWRAYKRGAAFANPCFTQIHPTCIPQSGEHQSKLTLMSESLRNDGRVWVPKRKEDCGKSPKDVPEQDRDYYLERKYPSFGNLSPRDIASRAAKEVCDEGRGVGPGGRGVYLDFADAIKRVGKEKIAERYGNLFEMYERITDENPYEVPMRIYPAPHYTMGGLWVDYNLMSTIPGLHVGGEANFSDHGANRLGASALMQGLADGYFVLPLTLGDYFGANKLEPISESSTEVTTTLDGVRQRTQRLLSINGSRTVASIHRELGHIMWEYCGMARSAEGLNKALELIPKLREEFWRDVRVMGTGEELNQSLEHAGRVADFLELAELMCIDALHREESCGGHFRVEHQTPDGEALRHDDRFAYVAAWEYAGDNQPPVLNKEPLTFENVALSQRSYK
- a CDS encoding succinate dehydrogenase cytochrome b subunit — translated: MSQLATFYRSTIGKKIIMGVTGLIGIGFLILHVAGNLQAFEGQSKLNEYSAMLHGPASELLWLVRIVLIVSVVLHVLMAYQLTMRSQAARPIGYQRRVPQVSTLASRTMKWGGVFLLLFIIFHILHFTTETIDPAGWRGMTDIHGQHDIYGNVVASFRIWWVALVYIVAMVFLGLHLYHGAWSSVRTLGHAKQSPNPLHRRVAAIVAIALWAGFTLVPVGVIVGLIR
- the mdh gene encoding malate dehydrogenase, translating into MVNKITVVGAGNVGATTAQRVAEKELARTVVMVDVVEGVPQGKGLDQWQSAPIEGYDSRIIGTNGYAETADSDIVIITAGIARKPGMSRDDLLNTNAGIVKSVSEEIKKTSPKAIVIVVSNPLDVMCYVAKEVTGFPRERVLGMAGVLDTARYRAFLATELDCSVRDIQAMVLGGHGDTMVPLISYTSVSGIPITQLMEKSKLDAIVDRTRNGGAEIVKHLKTGSAYYAPSAGAVQMAEAIVNDQRRILPCAAWLDGEYGMKGLFLGVPCKLGRKGLEKVIEVELTKDERAALEKSAEAVRDPMKAVKL
- the moaA gene encoding GTP 3',8-cyclase MoaA, with protein sequence MGRPDALGRPLGSLRISVTDRCNLRCRYCMPQESYEWLPRADLLSFEEIARVARIFTSLGVDKIRLTGGEPLLRSNLPTLIRLLDEDERVRDLAMTTNGVLLAEHAEALRAAGLRRVTVSLDTLRPDRFAELTRRSLHDRVLRGIASLSDAGFTATKLDSVVIRGRNDDELADLIEFGRAVNAEVRFIEYMDVGGATHWSMDQVVSRAEMLARLEERFGWIEALAPVDAAPAERFRLSDGTTFGIIASTTAPFCRTCDRSRLTADGLWYLCLYSPRGTDLRGPLRDGATDEEIAHIIESVWSARRDRGAEVRASVPERDVLVGIERLKRDPHLEMHTRGG
- a CDS encoding molybdenum cofactor biosynthesis protein MoaE; this translates as MRTAIVERALDPAALLREVANDANGAAIVFVGTVRNVNDGHTVTGMEYSAYRGMAERELDAIAREAVECFGSDDIVVEHRIGTLALGDASVVIAVAHPHRGKAYDASRYVIEELKKRVPIWKREHYVDGRREWVDPTH
- the moaD gene encoding molybdopterin converting factor subunit 1, translated to MKISVLLFASYADKLGTSSLSVELDDGSTVGELMGRVRTLPGAERLPDEPLVAVNQSYAKRDFRLSPGDEVAIIPPVAGG
- a CDS encoding HU family DNA-binding protein; the encoded protein is MTKADLVERVTAQISRTAGPMISKKDCARVVDAFLESIKEALQTQKNIEVRGFGTFKIRHRKTRMARNPRTGSPVEVSARPVPVFKPSKELRAMVAGVDISQLEDEEELSEA
- the carA gene encoding glutamine-hydrolyzing carbamoyl-phosphate synthase small subunit translates to MAQRRGRPGFLLLEDGTLFRGQIATTEATTVAEVVFTTNMSGYQEVFTDPSFRGQIVVMTAPMIGNYGVNTADPESARPQVAGVVARELSRTYSNWRAEGDLLTWLDEAQVPALEEVDTRRLTRHLRSAGVMRGVIALGTEPTREALAVLDACPPMEGLDLASVVSTPERYTWGNPDAPYHIVAYDYGIKRNILRLFAEHECRITVIPAETTADEALSLEPNGVFLSNGPGDPDAVTYAPEIVREIADRGVPIFGICLGHQILGLTYGARTVKMPYGHRGGNHPVKEIATGRVLITSQNHGFAVEGTETAIPGAPELEVTHVNLNDGTVEGLKHRERPIFAVQYHPEAAPGPHDARPLFDEFIKTVRSHAGSSTPSSEPNS
- the secG gene encoding preprotein translocase subunit SecG, with product MLYTILLILLVIDSIILIVAVLMQSGQGGGMAASFGGVSSSASSFLGTRQTGNLLTKASWWCGGLFLGLSFLLALASTRGRAPKSVLDQTFAPATAPVPAAPAGGANPAVPLSPAPSANTPATGAAPGAAPGAATPPATTTQPANPATKKP